In the genome of Streptomyces racemochromogenes, one region contains:
- a CDS encoding NADPH:quinone oxidoreductase family protein, with protein sequence MQAWRVHTTGEPREAMRLEEVPEPVPGEGEMKLRVLAANVNFPDALLVRGQYQIRPPLPFTPGVEVCGLTEDGRRVIANPSLPHGGLAEYVTAPARALLPAPDALDDAEAAALHIGYQTGWFGLHRRARLQRGETLLVHAAAGGVGSAAVQLGKAAGATVIGVVGGKAKARTAEELGCDLVIDRTTEDVVARVKEFTGGHGADVAYDPVGGDAYTASAKCAAFEGRIVVVGFAGGTVPAPALNHALIKNYSVLGLHWGLYAAKDPGAILACHTELTRLATDGAIKPLVSERVPLDRAADAVQRVADGTTTGRLVVVPSRDRGAAR encoded by the coding sequence ATGCAGGCATGGCGAGTACACACGACCGGCGAACCCCGCGAGGCCATGCGCCTCGAAGAGGTGCCCGAACCCGTGCCCGGCGAGGGCGAAATGAAACTCCGCGTCCTCGCGGCGAACGTCAACTTCCCCGACGCGCTCCTCGTCCGCGGCCAGTACCAGATCCGCCCGCCCCTGCCCTTCACCCCGGGCGTCGAGGTCTGCGGCCTGACCGAGGACGGCCGCCGCGTCATCGCCAACCCGAGCCTGCCCCACGGCGGCCTCGCCGAGTACGTCACCGCCCCCGCCCGCGCCCTGCTGCCCGCCCCCGACGCCCTGGACGACGCCGAGGCCGCCGCCCTGCACATCGGCTACCAGACCGGGTGGTTCGGCCTCCACCGCAGGGCCCGCCTCCAGCGCGGCGAGACCCTGCTCGTGCACGCCGCCGCCGGCGGCGTCGGCAGCGCCGCCGTCCAGCTCGGCAAGGCCGCCGGAGCCACCGTCATCGGCGTCGTCGGCGGCAAGGCCAAGGCCCGCACCGCCGAGGAACTCGGCTGCGACCTCGTCATCGACCGCACCACCGAGGACGTCGTCGCCCGCGTCAAGGAGTTCACCGGCGGACACGGCGCCGACGTCGCCTACGACCCCGTCGGCGGCGACGCCTACACCGCCTCCGCCAAGTGCGCGGCCTTCGAGGGCCGCATCGTCGTCGTCGGCTTCGCCGGCGGCACCGTCCCGGCCCCCGCCCTCAACCACGCCCTGATCAAGAACTACTCCGTCCTCGGCCTGCACTGGGGGCTGTACGCGGCGAAGGACCCCGGCGCGATCCTCGCCTGCCACACCGAACTCACCCGCCTCGCCACCGACGGCGCGATCAAACCCCTGGTCAGCGAACGCGTCCCGCTCGACCGGGCCGCCGACGCCGTCCAGCGCGTCGCCGACGGCACCACCACCGGCCGGCTGGTCGTCGTACCGTCCCGGGACCGCGGAGCCGCCCGATGA